One genomic segment of Amycolatopsis sp. Hca4 includes these proteins:
- a CDS encoding ABC transporter substrate-binding protein, which produces MRTIVRRTAIVVAALIPLAACSPGDAGEKTKLTIATFGEFGYAPLIAEYEKLHPDITVQNRVTDFDTHHKGLATQLATGHGAADVVAIEEQYMPQYRKVKDKFADLAAYGARDLEKQWVPWKWAQGTDGGFVLGLGTDMGSLALCYRRDLFQDAGLPVDRDEVAKLMPDWEAYAATAERFTAKTPNVKFADSAGTVYTAMLNQSPENYFSQRDDSFIADRNPSVRAAFFLSGGIAAKGETAAATTFTQAWNVAIKQGSFATVACPAWMLSQIKEAGGDANRGKWDVTTVPGKSGNQGGSFLTVPKQGAHQKEAYELARWLTAPEQQKKLFLSDGILPSEPAVYEDPQVVAHTDPYFGDAPIGRIFAASAQQLRPNYRGLRDADVRPEFGRALGRIEEKTDTVEQAWAKAVQQAQAALK; this is translated from the coding sequence TTGCGAACGATCGTCCGCCGGACCGCCATCGTGGTCGCCGCGTTGATCCCGCTCGCCGCCTGCAGCCCGGGTGACGCCGGGGAGAAGACGAAACTCACCATCGCGACCTTCGGCGAGTTCGGCTACGCGCCCCTGATCGCCGAGTACGAAAAACTGCACCCGGACATCACGGTGCAGAACCGCGTCACCGACTTCGACACCCACCACAAGGGGCTCGCGACGCAACTGGCCACCGGGCACGGTGCCGCCGACGTCGTCGCGATCGAAGAGCAGTACATGCCGCAGTACCGCAAGGTGAAGGACAAGTTCGCCGACCTCGCCGCGTACGGCGCGCGCGACCTGGAAAAGCAGTGGGTGCCGTGGAAGTGGGCGCAGGGCACCGACGGCGGCTTCGTGCTGGGCCTCGGCACCGACATGGGCAGCCTCGCCCTCTGCTACCGGCGCGACCTGTTCCAGGACGCGGGCCTGCCGGTCGACCGCGACGAAGTCGCGAAGCTGATGCCCGACTGGGAGGCCTACGCCGCCACCGCCGAGCGGTTCACCGCCAAGACGCCGAACGTCAAGTTCGCCGACTCCGCCGGCACCGTCTACACGGCGATGCTGAACCAGTCGCCGGAGAACTACTTCTCCCAGCGTGACGACTCGTTCATCGCCGACCGCAACCCGAGCGTGCGCGCGGCTTTCTTCCTCTCCGGCGGCATCGCCGCCAAGGGGGAGACGGCGGCGGCGACCACGTTCACCCAGGCGTGGAACGTGGCGATCAAGCAGGGCTCCTTCGCCACCGTCGCCTGTCCGGCGTGGATGCTCAGCCAGATCAAGGAAGCCGGCGGGGACGCCAACCGCGGCAAGTGGGACGTCACCACCGTGCCCGGCAAGAGCGGCAACCAGGGCGGTTCCTTCCTGACCGTGCCGAAGCAGGGCGCACACCAGAAGGAGGCGTACGAGCTCGCCCGCTGGCTGACCGCCCCGGAACAGCAGAAGAAGCTCTTCCTGTCCGACGGCATCCTGCCCAGCGAACCCGCCGTCTACGAAGACCCGCAGGTCGTCGCGCACACCGATCCGTACTTCGGTGACGCGCCGATCGGGCGGATCTTCGCCGCCTCGGCCCAGCAGCTGCGCCCCAACTACCGCGGCCTGCGTGACGCCGACGTCCGGCCGGAGTTCGGCCGCGCGCTCGGGCGGATCGAGGAAAAGACCGACACCGTCGAGCAGGCCTGGGCGAAAGCCGTCCAGCAAGCCCAAGCCGCGCTGAAGTAG
- a CDS encoding GH1 family beta-glucosidase — translation MTFPTGFLWGAATASYQVEGAVAEGGRGPSIWDEFAATEGKVLDGATGDVACDHYHRYPEDIGLLADLGLNAYRFSVAWPRVMPDGKTESAAGLAFYDRLVDELLSRNVVPVLTLYHWDLPQALEDAGGWPSRDTASRFADYAAVVHAALGDRVCQWTTINEPFCAAFLGYGSGVHAPGVQDHATALVAAHHLLLAHGLATRALAGPQHEFSLALNFAPAIADGDTPAHAEAARQFDGIHNRFFLDPVLGRGYPADVVAAAGRFAECVRDGDTDVIAAPIDWLGVNYYAPARVTPLEDPQAPSNCPLPTLRGMDVLPARPPLTAFGWEQAPGSLTGLLRWIDDRSGGLPLVVAENGASFVDTVVDGRVYDAARVNYFMEHLQAVHDAIRAGVDVRGYFAWSLLDNFEWAMGYTQRFGLVHVDFETQRRTVKESGRYLGRVAKANALGTPPDGVGDARA, via the coding sequence ATGACCTTCCCGACCGGCTTCCTGTGGGGCGCGGCGACCGCGTCCTACCAGGTCGAGGGCGCGGTGGCCGAGGGCGGCCGCGGACCGTCCATCTGGGACGAGTTCGCGGCGACCGAAGGCAAGGTGCTCGACGGTGCGACCGGTGACGTCGCCTGCGACCACTACCACCGCTACCCCGAGGACATCGGCCTGCTGGCCGACCTGGGGCTGAACGCCTACCGGTTCTCCGTCGCCTGGCCGCGGGTGATGCCGGACGGCAAGACGGAGTCGGCGGCCGGGCTCGCCTTCTACGACCGCCTGGTCGACGAGCTGCTGAGCCGGAACGTCGTGCCGGTGCTGACGCTCTACCACTGGGACCTGCCGCAGGCGCTGGAAGACGCGGGCGGCTGGCCGTCGCGTGACACGGCGTCGCGGTTCGCCGACTACGCGGCGGTGGTGCACGCCGCACTCGGCGACCGCGTGTGCCAGTGGACGACGATCAACGAGCCGTTCTGCGCCGCGTTCCTCGGCTACGGCAGCGGCGTGCACGCACCCGGCGTCCAGGACCACGCCACGGCGCTGGTGGCGGCCCACCACCTGCTGCTGGCGCACGGCCTGGCCACCCGTGCGCTGGCCGGGCCGCAGCACGAGTTTTCGCTGGCGCTGAACTTCGCACCGGCGATCGCGGACGGCGACACCCCGGCCCACGCGGAGGCGGCCCGGCAGTTCGACGGCATCCACAACCGGTTCTTCCTGGACCCGGTGCTGGGCCGCGGCTACCCGGCGGACGTGGTGGCGGCCGCGGGCCGGTTCGCCGAGTGCGTCCGCGACGGCGACACGGACGTCATCGCGGCCCCGATCGACTGGCTGGGCGTGAACTACTACGCGCCGGCCCGCGTCACGCCGCTCGAGGACCCGCAGGCGCCGAGCAACTGCCCGCTGCCGACGTTGCGGGGCATGGACGTCCTGCCGGCCCGGCCGCCGCTGACGGCGTTCGGCTGGGAACAGGCCCCCGGCTCGCTGACCGGCCTGCTGCGGTGGATCGACGACCGGTCCGGCGGCCTCCCGCTCGTGGTGGCCGAGAACGGAGCGTCCTTTGTGGACACGGTGGTCGACGGCCGCGTGTACGACGCGGCCCGGGTGAACTACTTCATGGAGCACCTGCAGGCGGTCCACGACGCCATCCGGGCCGGCGTCGACGTCCGCGGGTACTTCGCCTGGTCGCTGCTGGACAACTTCGAGTGGGCGATGGGGTACACGCAGCGGTTCGGCCTGGTGCACGTCGACTTCGAGACCCAGCGGCGGACGGTCAAGGAGTCGGGCCGCTACCTGGGCCGGGTCGCCAAGGCCAACGCGCTAGGGACGCCGCCGGACGGCGTCGGCGACGCCCGAGCGTGA
- a CDS encoding carbohydrate ABC transporter permease, whose product MQHRLARLDRKLTPLLFVAPFFALFVGFGAFPLLYTAWVSLHDWDLLEGDRGGFGLANYGALLTDPHFYNALANTVSIFLLAAVPEFLLALGIAALLDRPLRAATWWRTGVLLPNVVSVVAVGLVFGQLFSRDYGVVNEVLGWFGVAPVNWRASTWTSHFAVASMVLWRWTGYNALIYLAAMQAVPGDLYEAAELDGASRWRTFWSITVPGIRPALAFTAIAGTVNGLQLFAEPQLFDAGGSAGTGGNDRQFQTLVMYLYEKGFTHLDAGYAAALTWVMFVICALFALVDYRLVRRFVRSA is encoded by the coding sequence GTGCAGCACCGGCTCGCCCGCCTCGACCGCAAGCTCACGCCGCTGCTGTTCGTCGCGCCCTTCTTCGCCCTGTTCGTCGGCTTCGGCGCCTTTCCGCTGCTGTACACGGCGTGGGTTTCGCTGCACGACTGGGACCTCCTCGAAGGCGACCGGGGCGGCTTCGGCCTCGCCAACTACGGCGCCCTGCTCACGGATCCGCACTTCTACAACGCGCTCGCCAACACGGTGAGCATCTTCCTGCTCGCCGCCGTCCCGGAATTCCTGCTGGCGCTGGGCATCGCGGCGCTGCTCGACCGGCCGCTGCGGGCCGCGACCTGGTGGCGCACCGGGGTGCTGCTGCCGAACGTCGTGTCCGTCGTCGCCGTCGGGCTGGTCTTCGGGCAGCTGTTCAGCCGTGACTACGGTGTCGTCAACGAAGTCCTCGGCTGGTTCGGCGTCGCGCCGGTCAACTGGCGGGCGAGCACCTGGACGTCGCACTTCGCCGTGGCCAGCATGGTGCTCTGGCGCTGGACCGGCTACAACGCCCTGATCTACCTGGCCGCGATGCAGGCCGTCCCCGGCGATCTCTACGAGGCCGCCGAGCTCGACGGTGCCTCGCGGTGGCGGACGTTCTGGTCGATCACCGTGCCGGGCATCCGGCCCGCACTGGCCTTCACGGCCATTGCCGGCACGGTCAACGGCCTGCAGCTGTTCGCCGAGCCGCAGCTGTTCGACGCCGGCGGCTCGGCAGGCACCGGCGGCAACGACCGCCAGTTCCAGACGCTGGTCATGTACCTGTACGAGAAGGGCTTCACCCACCTCGACGCCGGTTACGCGGCCGCGCTGACCTGGGTGATGTTCGTGATCTGCGCGCTGTTCGCGCTGGTCGACTACCGGCTGGTGCGCCGGTTCGTGAGGTCGGCGTGA
- a CDS encoding LuxR C-terminal-related transcriptional regulator: MDQVRVAAWASDPIALTGLINHLKARPELLVVPRARRGEAAVLVFAVGEVDREAVAALRAAAVESPAAIVLVAGHVDPAHVGLLADCHVSAVLPRTALDQLTATVVAAARGRTSPLREQVEALAGAGGGAALTPREVDVLRLMAEGWDTAEIAGKLCYSERTVKNVIYAMTNRLNLRNRPHAVAYAVRAGVI; the protein is encoded by the coding sequence ATGGACCAGGTGCGAGTGGCGGCGTGGGCGTCCGATCCGATCGCTTTGACCGGGCTGATCAACCACCTGAAGGCCCGCCCGGAGCTGCTGGTCGTGCCGCGCGCCCGCCGGGGCGAGGCGGCGGTGCTGGTGTTCGCCGTCGGCGAGGTCGACCGGGAGGCCGTTGCCGCTCTGCGGGCCGCGGCCGTCGAGTCGCCGGCTGCGATCGTGCTGGTGGCCGGGCACGTCGACCCCGCGCACGTCGGGCTGCTCGCCGACTGCCACGTCTCCGCGGTGCTGCCGCGGACCGCACTCGACCAGCTCACCGCGACCGTGGTCGCCGCGGCGCGGGGACGCACCTCCCCGCTGCGCGAGCAGGTCGAGGCCCTGGCCGGCGCCGGCGGCGGGGCGGCACTCACGCCGCGCGAGGTGGATGTGCTTCGCCTGATGGCCGAAGGCTGGGACACTGCCGAGATCGCGGGCAAGCTCTGCTACTCGGAGCGGACCGTGAAGAACGTCATCTACGCCATGACCAACCGGCTCAACCTGCGCAACCGGCCGCACGCGGTCGCGTACGCCGTGCGGGCCGGTGTGATCTGA
- a CDS encoding MFS transporter, whose protein sequence is MPTLTRYRRRWAALAVLLVAEAMNLLDATIVQVAGPAIHAELPGPAADVPWFSAAYTLPFAAFLITGGRLGDILGRARVFKLGVAGFVLASLGCAAAQDAGLLIGARAVQGAAAALIIPQTIGLIRALFDGDELAKALGTIGPVMGLSAVTGPLLGGLLTQAVSWRAAFLVNVPLGLAVLLAARLLREDRAATRPRLDLTGTALVVAGSGLLVYPLIDPAGTNWVLLAAGVVLLAGFGFHQRRAAAPLVEPSLFSNRGFPAALAGSLLFFAVMTGLMQVVPMQLQLGLGADVRTAGLTLLPLSAGLAVSSYLAGARLVPKFGARVMFAGLALLAAGLLAALAAGVRAYPWALALCGLGMGTFTVPFFTAALHRVRPHETGSAAGLLNAVQQLGGTLGVALLGGLYLGTGTATAALGVGVALAVAAAVAVLPLSSRPGR, encoded by the coding sequence GTGCCCACCCTGACCCGATACCGGCGGCGCTGGGCCGCACTCGCCGTGCTGCTCGTGGCGGAGGCGATGAACCTGCTGGACGCCACGATCGTCCAGGTCGCCGGTCCGGCGATCCACGCCGAGCTGCCCGGCCCGGCCGCCGACGTCCCGTGGTTCAGCGCCGCCTACACGCTGCCGTTCGCCGCCTTCCTCATCACCGGCGGGCGGCTCGGCGACATCCTCGGCCGGGCCAGGGTGTTCAAGCTCGGCGTGGCGGGTTTCGTGCTCGCGTCGCTCGGCTGCGCGGCCGCCCAGGACGCCGGGCTGCTGATCGGGGCCCGCGCGGTGCAGGGCGCGGCGGCCGCGCTGATCATCCCGCAGACCATCGGCCTGATCCGCGCCCTCTTCGACGGCGACGAGCTCGCGAAGGCCCTGGGCACCATCGGGCCGGTGATGGGCTTGTCCGCGGTCACCGGGCCGCTGCTCGGCGGCCTGCTCACGCAGGCGGTGTCGTGGCGGGCGGCGTTCCTCGTGAACGTCCCGCTCGGGCTCGCGGTGCTGCTCGCCGCCCGGCTGCTGCGGGAGGACCGGGCCGCCACCCGGCCGCGGCTCGACCTCACCGGCACCGCGCTCGTCGTCGCCGGCTCCGGGCTGCTCGTCTACCCGCTGATCGACCCGGCGGGCACGAACTGGGTCCTCCTCGCGGCCGGCGTCGTGCTGCTGGCCGGGTTCGGCTTTCACCAGCGTCGCGCGGCCGCGCCGCTGGTCGAGCCGAGCCTGTTTTCGAACCGCGGGTTCCCGGCCGCACTCGCCGGGTCACTGCTGTTCTTCGCGGTGATGACCGGCCTGATGCAGGTCGTGCCGATGCAGCTCCAGCTGGGCCTCGGCGCCGACGTCCGCACCGCCGGCCTGACGCTGCTGCCGCTGTCGGCCGGGCTCGCGGTGTCGTCGTACCTCGCCGGTGCCCGGCTGGTGCCGAAGTTCGGCGCCCGCGTGATGTTCGCCGGGCTCGCCCTGCTGGCCGCGGGCCTGCTCGCCGCCCTCGCCGCGGGGGTGCGGGCGTACCCGTGGGCGCTGGCGCTGTGCGGGCTCGGGATGGGGACGTTCACGGTGCCGTTCTTCACCGCGGCCCTGCACCGGGTCCGGCCGCACGAGACGGGCTCGGCCGCCGGGCTGCTCAACGCCGTGCAGCAGCTCGGCGGCACCCTGGGCGTAGCCCTCCTCGGCGGGCTCTACCTCGGCACCGGCACGGCGACCGCGGCGCTCGGCGTGGGTGTCGCCCTCGCCGTGGCCGCCGCGGTGGCCGTGCTTCCGCTCAGTAGTCGTCCCGGCCGGTGA
- a CDS encoding glycoside hydrolase family 3 N-terminal domain-containing protein produces the protein MNRRRLAAFGVAFSIVAGCLLVAGLQPRTVSGLAVPLTSTRPAPPPAAVSSPPTSRLARPGDCASLAAGLDVRAQVAQLVVVGVSGDNPASTVALVRDHQVGGIFIGGNATALLKDRSLAAVQAVAKVPVAVSVDEEGGRVQRIDDLDGDLPSARTMAATKSPDQVRALAAERGRQLRARGVTVDFAPDTDVTDAPDDDVIGDRSFSPDPVRVKTYAKAFAEGLRSAGIQPVLKHFPGHGHGSGDSHKGTVVTPPLDRLRAVDLVPYRGLADYGPVAVMVGHLDVPDLTGGIPASLSPAAYQLLRGEFAFTGPVVTDDLGAMKAITAQYPLPEAVLKALQAGADQALWSSGGRVDEVLDRLVKAVQGGELPKARVQESVSRVLRGKGLC, from the coding sequence ATGAACCGCCGACGTCTTGCCGCCTTCGGGGTGGCGTTCTCCATCGTGGCCGGATGTCTGCTGGTCGCAGGCCTGCAACCGCGGACCGTCTCGGGCCTGGCGGTGCCACTGACCTCCACCCGGCCGGCTCCGCCACCGGCGGCGGTCTCTTCGCCACCCACCTCCCGGCTCGCGCGGCCGGGCGACTGCGCGTCGCTGGCGGCCGGGCTCGACGTCCGGGCCCAGGTCGCGCAGCTGGTCGTCGTGGGTGTCTCCGGTGACAACCCGGCTTCGACGGTGGCCCTGGTCCGCGACCACCAGGTCGGCGGGATCTTCATCGGGGGTAACGCAACAGCGTTGTTGAAAGACCGTTCGCTGGCCGCGGTCCAGGCCGTGGCCAAGGTGCCGGTGGCGGTGTCGGTCGACGAGGAGGGCGGCCGCGTCCAGCGCATCGACGACCTCGACGGCGACCTGCCCTCGGCCCGCACGATGGCCGCGACGAAGTCCCCGGACCAGGTCAGGGCGCTGGCCGCCGAGCGCGGCCGGCAGCTGCGTGCCCGCGGGGTGACAGTGGACTTCGCCCCGGACACCGACGTCACGGACGCCCCGGACGACGACGTGATCGGCGACCGCTCCTTCAGCCCGGACCCGGTCCGCGTGAAGACGTACGCGAAGGCGTTCGCGGAGGGCCTCCGCTCCGCGGGGATCCAGCCCGTGCTGAAGCACTTCCCCGGTCACGGCCACGGCTCGGGCGACTCGCACAAGGGCACGGTCGTCACGCCGCCGCTGGATCGGCTGCGCGCGGTCGACCTGGTGCCCTACCGAGGCCTGGCCGACTACGGCCCGGTCGCGGTGATGGTCGGCCACCTCGACGTGCCGGACCTGACCGGAGGCATCCCGGCCTCGCTGTCCCCGGCGGCGTACCAGCTGCTGCGCGGCGAGTTCGCGTTCACCGGCCCTGTGGTGACGGACGACCTCGGGGCGATGAAGGCGATCACCGCGCAGTATCCATTGCCGGAGGCGGTGCTGAAGGCGCTGCAGGCGGGGGCGGACCAGGCGCTGTGGTCTTCCGGGGGCCGGGTGGACGAGGTGCTGGACCGGCTGGTGAAGGCGGTGCAGGGCGGGGAGCTGCCGAAGGCGCGGGTGCAGGAGTCGGTGTCGCGGGTGCTGCGGGGTAAGGGGCTCTGCTGA
- a CDS encoding oxidoreductase — translation MADLGGTFTLGGELPVKRMGYGAMQLAGPGVWGPPKDHDAAVAVLRDAVDLGVTHLDTSDYYGPHTVNALINEALYPYPDDLVIVTKVGARRSSDKGWPPALSASDLTEAVHDNLRNLGVDALDVVNLRLSNAAGDYPVPMSLAEPFGVLAELREQGLIRHLGVSHVSAGQLDEARAIAPVVCVQNQYNLAHRENDDLVDKCAAEGIAFVPYFPLGGFSPLQSGLLDDCAARVGATPMQVALAWLLQRSPSMLLIPGTSSPEHLRENLAAAELELPGDVLADLDRIGGA, via the coding sequence ATGGCGGATCTCGGCGGTACCTTCACCCTCGGCGGCGAACTCCCCGTGAAGCGCATGGGTTACGGCGCCATGCAACTGGCCGGGCCCGGGGTCTGGGGGCCGCCGAAGGACCACGATGCCGCCGTTGCCGTTCTGCGGGATGCCGTCGACCTCGGGGTCACCCACCTCGACACCAGTGACTACTACGGCCCCCACACCGTGAACGCCCTGATCAACGAAGCCCTGTACCCCTACCCCGATGACCTCGTCATCGTCACGAAGGTGGGCGCGCGGCGGAGCTCCGACAAAGGCTGGCCGCCCGCCTTGTCGGCCTCCGACCTCACCGAAGCCGTGCACGACAACCTGCGGAACCTCGGTGTCGACGCGCTCGATGTCGTCAACCTGCGGCTCAGCAACGCCGCCGGTGACTATCCCGTTCCGATGTCGCTCGCCGAACCGTTCGGGGTGCTCGCCGAGCTGCGGGAGCAGGGGCTGATCCGGCACCTCGGGGTCAGCCACGTCAGCGCCGGACAACTCGACGAGGCGCGGGCCATCGCGCCCGTCGTCTGCGTGCAGAACCAATACAACCTGGCCCACCGGGAAAACGACGACCTCGTCGACAAGTGCGCCGCCGAGGGGATCGCCTTCGTGCCCTACTTCCCCCTCGGCGGGTTCAGCCCGCTGCAGTCGGGCCTGCTCGACGACTGCGCCGCGCGGGTCGGGGCCACGCCGATGCAGGTTGCGCTCGCCTGGCTGCTGCAGCGGTCGCCGTCGATGCTGCTGATCCCCGGGACTTCGTCGCCGGAGCACCTGAGGGAGAACCTCGCCGCCGCCGAGCTCGAACTCCCCGGCGACGTGCTGGCCGATCTGGACCGGATCGGCGGCGCCTGA
- a CDS encoding carbohydrate ABC transporter permease: protein MTARRRPGGWVYAVLTGVLGASMFPLYWSFVVATRDNSAIGETSPLLLPGGHLAENVRRVFDTVDFWLAIGNSLIVAGTVTVANVVLASLAGFAFARLRFRGRNTLFLLVLGSAMVPAQLGVIPLYLVVGDLGWYGRLEAVIVPALVSAFSVFWMRQACENAISPDLVDAATVDGCSILRTYRHVAVPALRAPAVVLAMLTFMATWNDYFWPLVVLDPNETPTVQVALSQLASGYYTDYALMLTGATVAVVPVIALFLLLGRHLVRGILKGAPV, encoded by the coding sequence GTGACGGCGCGGCGGCGGCCGGGCGGCTGGGTGTACGCCGTGCTGACCGGGGTGCTCGGCGCGTCGATGTTCCCGCTGTACTGGTCGTTCGTCGTGGCCACGCGGGACAACTCGGCGATCGGGGAGACGTCGCCGCTGCTGCTGCCGGGCGGGCACCTGGCCGAGAACGTGCGGCGGGTCTTCGACACCGTCGACTTCTGGCTGGCCATCGGGAACTCGCTGATCGTCGCGGGCACCGTCACGGTGGCCAACGTCGTGCTCGCCAGCCTCGCCGGGTTCGCCTTCGCGCGCCTGCGGTTCCGCGGCCGCAACACGCTGTTCCTGCTGGTCCTCGGCTCGGCGATGGTGCCGGCGCAGCTCGGTGTCATCCCGCTCTACCTGGTCGTCGGCGACCTCGGCTGGTACGGGCGGCTGGAAGCGGTGATCGTGCCGGCGCTGGTCAGCGCGTTCAGCGTGTTCTGGATGCGCCAGGCGTGCGAAAACGCGATCAGCCCGGACCTCGTCGACGCCGCGACCGTCGACGGCTGCTCGATCCTGCGCACGTACCGGCACGTCGCCGTGCCCGCGCTGCGGGCGCCGGCCGTGGTGCTCGCGATGCTGACGTTCATGGCCACCTGGAACGACTACTTCTGGCCGCTGGTGGTCCTCGACCCCAACGAGACGCCGACCGTGCAGGTCGCCCTCTCGCAGCTGGCCAGCGGCTACTACACCGACTACGCACTGATGCTCACCGGTGCCACCGTCGCCGTCGTGCCGGTCATCGCGTTGTTCCTGCTGCTGGGCCGCCACCTCGTGCGGGGCATCCTGAAAGGGGCACCGGTATGA